In a genomic window of Leucoraja erinacea ecotype New England chromosome 8, Leri_hhj_1, whole genome shotgun sequence:
- the LOC129699431 gene encoding uncharacterized protein LOC129699431 isoform X1, giving the protein MTFQDFLTTRPQVVKMGGNTSKSLTLSTGSPPGLRPQLPTVLPYTHDCVARFSSNSIIKFADDTVVVGLISDNDEKAYWEEVADLALWCQDNNLLLNIKKTKELIVDFKRAHHPRTYTPLKINGDTVDRASCFKYLGVHISEDMTWTSHAAALVNKARQRLYYHRQLRKFRVSPRILQCFYSASVESILSGNITIWFGNCSAQDKKALQRLVRSAERTMGTTLAPLQELYIRRCNSRANKIMGDSFHPSNGLFQLLRSGKHLRCHAVKTERMRRSFFPEAIRTVNSFLTRD; this is encoded by the exons ATGACTTTCCAA gactttctcaccaccaggccacaggtggtcaagatgggaggaaatacatcaaagtccctcaccctgagcacaggatcccccccagggttgcgtcctcagcttcCTACTGTACTCccgtacacacatgactgtgtggctaggttcagttccaactcaataatcaagtttgctgatgacactgtggtggtgggcctgatctccgataacgatgaaaaggcctactgggaggaggtggctgatctggcactctggtgtcaggacaacaacctcctcttgaacatcaaaaaaacgaaggagctgatcgtggactttaagagggcacatcatccgaggacgtacacaccattgaagataaatggagatactgtggatagggcgagctgctttaaatacctgggagtccacatctctgaggatatgacatggacatcacacgctgcagcactggtgaataaggcaaggcagcgcctttactaccacaggcaattgaggaaattcagagtgtctccgaggatcctccagtgcttctactcggcttctgtggaaagcatcttgtccggaaatatcacgatttggtttgggaactgctctgcccaggataagaaagctctgcagagattagtgcgttcggccgaacgaactatgggaactacactcgcccccctgcaggaactatacatcagaaggtgcaactccagagccaacaagatcatgggagactccttccaccccagcaacggactgttccagctgctacggtcaggcaaacacctccgttgccatgctgtgaaaacggagaggatgagaaggagtttcttcccagaggccattaggactgtaaactcctttcttaccagggactaa
- the LOC129699431 gene encoding uncharacterized protein LOC129699431 isoform X2: MGGNTSKSLTLSTGSPPGLRPQLPTVLPYTHDCVARFSSNSIIKFADDTVVVGLISDNDEKAYWEEVADLALWCQDNNLLLNIKKTKELIVDFKRAHHPRTYTPLKINGDTVDRASCFKYLGVHISEDMTWTSHAAALVNKARQRLYYHRQLRKFRVSPRILQCFYSASVESILSGNITIWFGNCSAQDKKALQRLVRSAERTMGTTLAPLQELYIRRCNSRANKIMGDSFHPSNGLFQLLRSGKHLRCHAVKTERMRRSFFPEAIRTVNSFLTRD; the protein is encoded by the coding sequence atgggaggaaatacatcaaagtccctcaccctgagcacaggatcccccccagggttgcgtcctcagcttcCTACTGTACTCccgtacacacatgactgtgtggctaggttcagttccaactcaataatcaagtttgctgatgacactgtggtggtgggcctgatctccgataacgatgaaaaggcctactgggaggaggtggctgatctggcactctggtgtcaggacaacaacctcctcttgaacatcaaaaaaacgaaggagctgatcgtggactttaagagggcacatcatccgaggacgtacacaccattgaagataaatggagatactgtggatagggcgagctgctttaaatacctgggagtccacatctctgaggatatgacatggacatcacacgctgcagcactggtgaataaggcaaggcagcgcctttactaccacaggcaattgaggaaattcagagtgtctccgaggatcctccagtgcttctactcggcttctgtggaaagcatcttgtccggaaatatcacgatttggtttgggaactgctctgcccaggataagaaagctctgcagagattagtgcgttcggccgaacgaactatgggaactacactcgcccccctgcaggaactatacatcagaaggtgcaactccagagccaacaagatcatgggagactccttccaccccagcaacggactgttccagctgctacggtcaggcaaacacctccgttgccatgctgtgaaaacggagaggatgagaaggagtttcttcccagaggccattaggactgtaaactcctttcttaccagggactaa